A stretch of Corynebacterium timonense DNA encodes these proteins:
- a CDS encoding spermidine synthase: MQQRKPRHPTRRIEGTYPTSTGTARIVADPARDGAYILEVNDVPSSHVVLGAPEVLSFDYMEWIAQLLDASPPSTTVHLGAAACALPSYARQRWQGRTVAVEIDAELARLVRWAFDPDVELVVADARTFTHALAPGSVDAIVRDVFSGPATPRPLTTVEFFRAVRRALAPGGVYAANVGDRSGLPETRSELAGLREVFDHVAAISTADMLDGRAYGNIVLAASDQPLTYTGRAVFRGDAWAASLGGTARYDRKASDD, translated from the coding sequence ATGCAGCAGCGCAAACCGCGGCATCCAACGCGGCGCATCGAGGGCACCTACCCCACCTCGACGGGCACCGCGCGCATCGTCGCGGACCCCGCACGCGACGGCGCCTACATCCTCGAGGTCAACGACGTGCCGAGCTCCCATGTCGTCCTCGGCGCGCCCGAGGTCTTGAGCTTCGACTACATGGAGTGGATCGCCCAGCTTCTCGACGCCTCCCCACCCTCCACCACAGTCCACCTCGGCGCCGCCGCCTGCGCCCTGCCCTCCTACGCCCGCCAGCGCTGGCAGGGGCGCACCGTCGCCGTGGAGATCGACGCGGAGCTAGCCCGGCTTGTGCGCTGGGCCTTCGACCCGGACGTGGAGCTCGTCGTGGCGGACGCCCGCACGTTCACCCACGCCCTTGCGCCAGGCTCCGTGGACGCCATCGTCCGCGACGTCTTTTCCGGGCCCGCGACGCCGCGCCCCCTGACCACCGTCGAGTTTTTCCGAGCCGTGCGCCGCGCTCTCGCCCCGGGAGGGGTCTACGCGGCGAACGTCGGCGACCGCTCCGGGCTCCCCGAGACCCGCTCGGAACTCGCCGGCCTGCGTGAGGTGTTCGACCACGTCGCCGCGATCAGCACCGCCGACATGCTCGACGGCCGCGCCTACGGCAACATCGTGCTCGCCGCCTCCGACCAGCCGCTCACCTATACTGGCCGAGCCGTCTTCCGTGGCGACGCGTGGGCCGCGAGCCTCGGCGGCACCGCACGCTACGACCGAAAGGCCTCTGATGATTAG
- a CDS encoding DHA2 family efflux MFS transporter permease subunit, which produces MTTTERTSPWPALVSMMPGFFMILVDSTIVSVAIPAITAGLDASYNEVIWVNSAYLLAYAVPLLITGRLGDRFGPRTLYLTGLALFTASSLACGLAGSIEALIVARAVQGLGGAMVTPQTMSVMIRTFAPNERGGAMGVWGATAGLATVTGPLLGGLLVDAAGWPWIFYINVPVGVAGLALAWVHVPALERFARNFDWPGVAVSSAGMFGLIFGIQEGDRLNWDARAIGLIAGGAALLAVFVWSQARTRRDALVPLELFGDRNFSLAALTIATVGFTMSTHMIPWMIYTQSVPALTPTQAALLILPTGLVSGLLSPWIGSLTNTHPPKPFAIAGLTLTGVSVALTALLATPELSPVWMLGVSVVSGLGNSMMWGPLSMIATRNLTPRLAGAGSSVYNTLRQVGAVIGSASIAAAMSTQLSARIGPGVAGAPTHAGPLPAALHEPFSQAMSASLWVPAAVILAGAAVALFFAPTRSWGEGG; this is translated from the coding sequence GTGACCACCACCGAGCGCACCTCCCCATGGCCAGCCCTCGTGTCCATGATGCCGGGGTTTTTCATGATCCTCGTGGACTCGACGATCGTCTCGGTGGCCATCCCCGCCATCACCGCGGGCCTTGACGCCAGCTACAACGAGGTCATCTGGGTCAACAGCGCGTACCTTCTCGCCTACGCCGTGCCGCTTCTCATCACGGGGCGTCTCGGCGACCGCTTCGGCCCGCGGACGCTCTACCTCACCGGGCTCGCGCTGTTCACCGCCTCTTCGCTGGCCTGCGGCCTCGCCGGGTCGATCGAGGCCCTCATCGTCGCCCGCGCTGTCCAAGGACTGGGCGGGGCGATGGTGACGCCGCAGACGATGTCGGTGATGATCCGGACCTTCGCCCCCAACGAGCGCGGCGGCGCGATGGGCGTGTGGGGCGCGACCGCCGGCCTGGCTACCGTGACGGGCCCGCTGCTCGGCGGACTGCTTGTCGACGCCGCCGGGTGGCCGTGGATCTTCTACATCAACGTGCCAGTCGGTGTGGCCGGCCTCGCCCTCGCCTGGGTTCACGTGCCCGCGCTCGAGCGCTTCGCCCGCAACTTCGATTGGCCGGGGGTTGCTGTGAGCTCGGCGGGTATGTTCGGGCTGATCTTCGGTATCCAGGAAGGCGACCGGCTGAACTGGGACGCGCGGGCCATCGGCCTCATCGCGGGCGGTGCCGCGCTCCTCGCTGTCTTCGTGTGGTCGCAGGCGCGCACGAGGCGCGACGCCCTCGTGCCGCTCGAGCTCTTCGGCGACCGCAACTTCTCCCTGGCCGCGCTCACCATCGCCACCGTGGGCTTTACCATGTCCACGCACATGATCCCCTGGATGATCTACACCCAGTCGGTCCCTGCCCTCACCCCCACCCAGGCGGCGTTGCTCATCCTTCCCACGGGCCTCGTGTCCGGGCTGTTGTCCCCCTGGATCGGGTCGCTCACCAACACCCACCCGCCCAAGCCCTTCGCCATCGCCGGGCTCACGCTCACCGGCGTGTCGGTGGCATTGACGGCGCTTCTGGCCACCCCGGAGCTCAGCCCGGTGTGGATGCTCGGCGTCTCGGTCGTCTCCGGCCTGGGCAACTCGATGATGTGGGGGCCGTTGTCGATGATCGCCACCCGCAACCTCACCCCGCGGCTGGCCGGCGCGGGGTCCTCGGTGTACAACACTCTCCGCCAAGTCGGGGCCGTCATCGGCTCGGCCTCCATCGCGGCAGCGATGTCCACGCAGCTCAGTGCGCGCATCGGCCCTGGGGTGGCCGGCGCCCCCACCCACGCGGGGCCCCTGCCGGCCGCGCTCCACGAGCCCTTCTCGCAGGCCATGTCGGCCTCCCTGTGGGTGCCGGCCGCCGTGATCCTCGCGGGCGCCGCCGTGGCGCTCTTCTTCGCCCCCACGCGCTCGTGGGGCGAGGGGGGCTAA
- a CDS encoding hotdog fold domain-containing protein: protein MTHTTQPASAAPETHHDTANPTAALWEKFSDSALKRGVFSAFYSLKAPYFRTVLPRVREVTPGERAVIRLGKWWGVKNHIGTFHVIAALNGAEAAMGLLCETTVPPTHRWIPRGMRADYPAKSTGGLTVTATADFPDFSAITRESGGQLVTITCQIVDDAGVEPVTAEIDVWVTAKRPR from the coding sequence ATGACGCACACAACCCAGCCCGCATCGGCCGCGCCCGAGACGCACCACGACACCGCCAACCCCACAGCCGCGCTGTGGGAGAAATTCAGCGATAGCGCCCTCAAGCGGGGCGTGTTTTCCGCCTTCTACTCGCTCAAGGCCCCGTACTTCCGCACCGTGCTCCCCCGGGTCCGAGAGGTGACCCCCGGCGAGCGCGCGGTGATCCGCCTGGGTAAGTGGTGGGGCGTGAAGAACCACATCGGGACCTTCCACGTCATCGCTGCGCTCAACGGCGCCGAAGCCGCGATGGGCCTGCTGTGCGAAACGACGGTGCCCCCGACGCACCGCTGGATCCCCCGCGGCATGCGGGCGGATTACCCCGCGAAGTCCACGGGTGGCCTGACAGTCACCGCGACCGCGGACTTCCCCGATTTCTCCGCCATCACCCGCGAGAGCGGCGGCCAGCTGGTCACCATCACCTGCCAGATTGTCGACGACGCAGGCGTCGAGCCGGTCACGGCAGAAATCGACGTCTGGGTCACGGCCAAGCGGCCGCGGTAG
- a CDS encoding DUF808 domain-containing protein, with product MPGGLLALLDDVALIARSAASSVDDVAAMAAKTSTKAAGVVIDDAAVTPQYVAGVTPARELPMIWRITKGSLRNKLLIILPLALLLNAVAPWALVPILMVGGAYLCFEGAEKIAHKLSPRSAHEDEEHAVNKSPEDEDALVTSAITTDLILSAEIMIIALDEVKDQPIVMEAAVLIAVALVITLAVYGAVALLVKIDDIGHGMIRRGRGSGVGRALVKGMPYVLSAIGVVGTVAMLWVGGHLIIRGLHEVVGWHWPHDLIERGVEAVGGGIAGWLVDTGVSLVAGLIVGFLILGVVAAVKKAAGARVAEKQSA from the coding sequence ATGCCCGGTGGTCTCCTTGCTCTGCTTGACGACGTCGCACTTATCGCGCGCAGCGCCGCCTCATCTGTCGACGACGTCGCCGCGATGGCAGCGAAAACCTCCACCAAGGCCGCCGGTGTCGTCATCGACGACGCCGCCGTGACCCCCCAATACGTCGCGGGCGTCACCCCGGCGCGCGAGCTGCCGATGATCTGGCGCATCACAAAGGGGTCGTTGCGCAACAAGCTACTCATCATCCTGCCGCTCGCGCTGCTCCTCAACGCCGTCGCGCCGTGGGCGCTGGTGCCTATCCTCATGGTCGGCGGCGCCTACCTGTGCTTCGAGGGCGCCGAAAAGATCGCCCACAAACTCTCGCCGCGCTCGGCGCACGAGGACGAAGAGCACGCGGTAAACAAGTCCCCTGAGGACGAGGACGCACTGGTCACAAGCGCTATCACCACCGACCTCATTCTGTCCGCGGAGATCATGATCATCGCCCTCGACGAGGTCAAGGACCAGCCTATCGTGATGGAGGCTGCCGTCCTGATCGCCGTGGCGCTCGTGATCACGCTCGCCGTCTACGGCGCGGTGGCGCTCCTGGTGAAAATCGACGACATCGGCCACGGCATGATCCGCCGTGGACGCGGCTCGGGCGTCGGTCGCGCCCTAGTCAAGGGCATGCCGTACGTTCTTTCCGCGATCGGTGTCGTCGGCACCGTGGCCATGCTCTGGGTCGGCGGGCACCTTATTATTCGCGGCCTCCACGAGGTTGTCGGCTGGCACTGGCCGCACGACCTGATCGAACGCGGCGTCGAGGCCGTCGGCGGCGGCATCGCGGGCTGGCTCGTCGACACGGGCGTCTCCCTCGTGGCGGGGCTGATCGTCGGGTTCCTCATCCTCGGGGTGGTTGCCGCGGTGAAGAAGGCGGCTGGGGCGAGGGTCGCCGAGAAGCAGAGTGCGTAA
- a CDS encoding GNAT family N-acetyltransferase, protein MIRLARRDDAPALATLLRDFNAEFGSAAPGHSELAGRFGRLLATPAAFAVLADPDVGFALVTLRPTPYWDGPLAVLDELYVRPAHRSGGVGSLLLARAEEELTRRGCRELHINVDAEDTGARRFYERHGYSNRDPESGSEMYAYLREL, encoded by the coding sequence ATGATTAGGCTCGCCCGCCGTGACGACGCCCCGGCGCTCGCCACCCTTCTCCGCGATTTCAACGCCGAGTTCGGCAGCGCCGCTCCCGGCCACAGCGAGCTCGCCGGACGCTTCGGCCGGCTCCTCGCTACCCCCGCCGCCTTCGCGGTCCTCGCGGATCCGGACGTCGGTTTCGCTCTGGTCACCCTGCGCCCCACCCCGTACTGGGACGGCCCGCTTGCGGTGCTCGACGAGCTCTACGTCCGCCCCGCCCACCGTTCCGGCGGCGTCGGCTCGCTCCTGCTCGCGCGCGCCGAGGAGGAACTCACCCGACGCGGGTGCCGGGAGCTCCACATCAACGTTGACGCCGAGGACACGGGCGCGAGGCGCTTTTACGAGCGCCACGGCTACTCCAATCGCGACCCCGAGTCCGGCTCGGAGATGTACGCCTACCTGCGCGAGCTGTAA
- a CDS encoding alcohol dehydrogenase catalytic domain-containing protein, which translates to MKAVRLYGAKDLRVDEVEEPGAPDKGWVSLDVGWAGICGSDLHLYQDGPSYPVTPDEDREQPVTGASLPITLGHEFSGTVTAVGEGVEDLKEGDRVAVMAGVWCGECVACKAGKTNLCQKVWGLGLSGWGGGLSAAVNVPAQVAVPVGDMELEHAAMIEPLSVSTHAVRLAGVEEGDVVVVGGAGPIGVFVAAVATARGARVIISEPNAARRELALKTGVAAVGVNPTEEDLLEVVKENSDGLLADVAFDCAGVIPVIHELAGTLHPGGHLQLVAIPGKPLELDVLKDLHRTEIVVQGAYGYTRRDYDEAIEAVQSGRIDLDPYITAKIAPDDVVEKGFAALLDKDGTSVKILVAPER; encoded by the coding sequence ATGAAGGCTGTTCGGTTGTACGGAGCAAAGGATCTGCGCGTCGACGAGGTGGAGGAGCCCGGCGCCCCCGACAAGGGCTGGGTGAGCTTGGACGTGGGCTGGGCTGGCATCTGCGGCAGCGACCTCCACCTTTACCAGGACGGCCCGTCCTACCCGGTGACCCCGGATGAGGACCGCGAACAGCCGGTGACCGGCGCATCCCTTCCGATCACGCTGGGCCACGAGTTTTCCGGCACCGTCACCGCCGTCGGTGAGGGCGTCGAGGACCTCAAGGAAGGCGACCGTGTCGCAGTCATGGCAGGCGTATGGTGCGGCGAGTGCGTGGCCTGCAAGGCGGGCAAGACTAACCTCTGCCAGAAGGTCTGGGGCCTCGGCCTGTCCGGCTGGGGCGGTGGCCTGAGCGCGGCCGTGAACGTGCCGGCTCAGGTTGCCGTGCCCGTCGGGGACATGGAGCTTGAGCACGCGGCAATGATTGAGCCGCTGTCTGTGTCCACGCACGCCGTGCGCCTGGCCGGCGTCGAAGAAGGCGACGTTGTCGTCGTCGGCGGTGCTGGGCCGATCGGCGTCTTCGTCGCGGCTGTGGCGACCGCGCGCGGTGCCCGGGTCATCATTTCCGAGCCCAACGCCGCCCGCCGCGAGCTGGCGCTGAAGACTGGTGTCGCAGCGGTGGGTGTCAACCCGACGGAGGAGGACCTGCTCGAGGTGGTCAAGGAGAACAGCGACGGCTTGCTTGCCGACGTCGCCTTCGACTGCGCCGGTGTCATCCCCGTGATCCACGAGCTCGCGGGCACCCTTCACCCGGGCGGCCACCTGCAGCTCGTCGCCATCCCGGGCAAGCCCTTGGAGCTCGACGTGCTCAAGGACCTCCACCGCACCGAGATCGTCGTTCAGGGCGCCTACGGCTACACCCGCAGGGACTACGACGAGGCAATCGAGGCCGTGCAGTCCGGCCGCATCGATCTCGATCCGTACATCACCGCCAAGATCGCCCCGGATGATGTTGTGGAGAAGGGCTTCGCGGCCCTGCTTGACAAGGATGGCACGTCCGTCAAGATCCTGGTCGCCCCCGAGCGCTAG
- a CDS encoding metallophosphoesterase family protein, translating to MELPRACRRPDRREPGSVEPGRDVARDACTRHECPPGFLVRAEPWGPGRGVGGPDWPARAIQRVLLGAPAAPVRVAALEGNHEVLPSPLARRHFKEHWNLPNEVADTSHYFFEQNNALFIALNSNRKDDAGLQEQAQFVRDTVAAHGEGKDWIIVANHFAFYSQGGRYTTEEIARMREVLGPVFSEVGVDLVLNGHDHMHNRSHLINGLEPKVPAVDAAPGDVLYPEKGDVLYLTLNTAVGGKYYDYQGIDGAKYPDMTLEESRAKGLNHPTIALWNQDRTPDYSIIDVTPTTVQVRSVNAADDTLVDAVTLVRHTPAASTDPGSSNSSGSSAAGIGAAIAAVVLGVLGVLGVLGVLGAAAFGPGLPRF from the coding sequence GTGGAGCTTCCTCGCGCTTGCCGACGCCCAGATCGGCGTGAACCTGGGAGTGTCGAACCAGGCCGCGACGTGGCGCGCGACGCTTGCACGCGCCACGAATGCCCGCCCGGATTCCTCGTTCGTGCTGAGCCTTGGGGACCAGGTCGAGGGGTGGGGGGACCTGATTGGCCCGCTCGGGCAATACAACGCGTTCTTCTCGGCGCCCCAGCTGCGCCAGTTCGTGTCGCGGCGCTTGAGGGCAACCACGAGGTTCTCCCATCGCCCCTGGCGCGCAGGCACTTCAAGGAGCACTGGAACCTGCCGAACGAGGTGGCCGATACCTCCCATTACTTCTTCGAGCAGAACAACGCCCTGTTCATCGCCCTGAACTCTAACCGGAAGGACGACGCTGGCCTGCAGGAGCAGGCTCAGTTCGTCCGCGACACCGTGGCCGCCCACGGCGAGGGCAAGGACTGGATCATCGTGGCCAACCACTTCGCGTTCTACTCCCAGGGCGGGCGGTACACCACCGAGGAGATCGCGCGTATGCGCGAGGTCCTCGGCCCCGTGTTTAGCGAGGTCGGCGTGGACCTCGTGCTCAACGGCCACGACCACATGCACAACCGCTCGCACCTCATCAACGGCCTCGAGCCGAAGGTGCCCGCCGTGGACGCCGCCCCCGGGGATGTGCTCTACCCGGAGAAGGGCGATGTCCTCTACCTCACCCTGAATACCGCGGTCGGCGGAAAATACTACGACTACCAGGGCATCGACGGCGCAAAGTACCCGGACATGACGTTGGAAGAATCCCGCGCCAAGGGCCTGAACCACCCGACGATCGCCCTGTGGAACCAGGACCGCACCCCGGACTACTCCATCATCGACGTCACCCCCACCACGGTGCAGGTGCGCAGCGTCAACGCTGCGGACGACACGCTTGTCGACGCCGTCACGCTCGTCCGACACACCCCGGCCGCCTCCACCGACCCGGGTTCGTCTAACTCGTCCGGTTCCTCCGCCGCCGGGATCGGCGCCGCTATCGCGGCGGTCGTTCTCGGGGTCCTCGGGGTCCTCGGGGTCCTCGGCGTGCTCGGGGCCGCGGCCTTCGGACCGGGCCTGCCGCGGTTCTAG
- a CDS encoding DUF4185 domain-containing protein, whose amino-acid sequence MRFPSRSLALLVAGATTLSLVTAPSAGAQSSLSSTASSVLGSSGRVDNSDTHPKEPGTPVEMPGGVIVRIMGDLLGRGLSDHVGFRSGDLGVMAPLGNGGDFALIFGDSFRGATLGAGEWMSPVGVVAQLANGVVEILRPLNQGNRVNQLIPYERADGDILTLIPSDVINLDGTLYMQGMWNRGIGNVQYTEIWKSTDNGATWDSVGTTSADYMGGMGNLISWERGADGYIYVVSSSFTRTDSVYLSRFRPEQIGDRTTWQLFDPTTGTWSDHGTPILSTGVKAGEMNLRYIDGHWVLVMFNAQTLQIEVRASPELARDWNDVPAAVVAKNGPWRTTQSPANFSQLYGGYIVPGSTLAKMDIVISQWNTSTNARYNATQFNVTGLDVFFGLTEAPTADNSDVEVTEVPAADAGSLSPLHIALISVLGLLGLGALVASLFPAQVADLVSRFSPF is encoded by the coding sequence ATGCGTTTCCCCTCCCGCTCCCTTGCCCTGCTCGTCGCGGGCGCCACAACCTTGTCCCTAGTGACGGCCCCGTCGGCGGGCGCGCAGAGCTCGTTATCGTCAACGGCCTCGTCGGTGCTGGGAAGCTCTGGGCGCGTGGATAACTCCGACACCCACCCCAAGGAGCCAGGCACGCCGGTGGAAATGCCGGGCGGGGTTATCGTGCGGATCATGGGCGACCTGCTCGGGCGTGGCCTCTCCGACCACGTGGGATTTCGCTCCGGCGACCTCGGCGTTATGGCCCCGCTGGGGAACGGCGGAGATTTCGCCCTCATTTTCGGCGACTCCTTCCGCGGCGCCACCTTGGGCGCCGGCGAATGGATGAGCCCCGTCGGCGTCGTCGCCCAGCTCGCCAACGGCGTCGTCGAGATCCTGCGCCCCCTCAACCAGGGCAACCGCGTGAACCAGCTGATCCCCTACGAGCGCGCAGACGGCGACATCCTCACGCTGATCCCCTCGGACGTGATCAACCTCGACGGGACTCTCTACATGCAGGGAATGTGGAACCGTGGGATCGGCAACGTCCAGTACACCGAAATCTGGAAGTCCACCGACAACGGGGCCACCTGGGACTCTGTGGGAACCACGAGCGCCGACTACATGGGCGGGATGGGCAACCTCATCTCCTGGGAGCGCGGCGCCGACGGCTACATCTACGTGGTCTCCTCCAGCTTCACACGCACGGACTCGGTGTACCTGTCGCGTTTCCGCCCCGAACAGATCGGCGACCGCACCACGTGGCAGCTGTTCGACCCGACCACGGGGACCTGGTCCGACCACGGCACGCCCATCCTGAGCACGGGCGTGAAGGCGGGCGAGATGAACCTGCGCTACATCGACGGGCACTGGGTGCTCGTGATGTTCAACGCGCAGACGCTACAGATCGAGGTCCGGGCCTCGCCCGAGCTGGCGCGCGACTGGAATGACGTGCCCGCCGCCGTGGTGGCCAAGAACGGCCCGTGGCGCACCACGCAGTCCCCGGCAAACTTCTCCCAGCTGTACGGCGGCTACATCGTGCCCGGTTCCACCTTGGCAAAAATGGATATCGTCATCTCGCAGTGGAACACCTCGACCAACGCGCGCTACAACGCGACCCAGTTCAACGTGACCGGCCTGGACGTCTTCTTCGGTCTCACCGAGGCGCCAACGGCCGACAACAGCGACGTCGAGGTCACCGAAGTGCCCGCCGCGGATGCCGGCTCGTTGAGCCCGCTGCACATCGCGCTCATCAGCGTGCTCGGCCTGCTCGGCCTCGGCGCCCTCGTCGCCTCGCTCTTCCCCGCGCAGGTCGCCGACCTCGTCAGCCGTTTCTCGCCGTTCTAG
- a CDS encoding cupin domain-containing protein — MSDALRTDHGPGPFVMNVEKATVDNDAFRDTLWTGTNLQLTVMSIPPGGEIGAEIHDGHDQFLRLEAGKLRAQIGTSENDLEVDQVVEDDDAIFVPAGKWHNFVNEFDETAKLYSIYAPPEHTPGTFHQEKADADADEQETSGV, encoded by the coding sequence ATGTCTGACGCACTGCGCACTGACCACGGCCCCGGCCCCTTTGTCATGAACGTGGAAAAAGCGACCGTTGACAACGACGCCTTCCGCGACACCCTGTGGACGGGCACGAACCTCCAGCTGACCGTCATGTCCATCCCGCCGGGGGGCGAGATCGGCGCCGAGATCCACGACGGCCACGACCAGTTCCTGCGCCTCGAGGCCGGGAAGCTGCGCGCCCAGATCGGCACCAGCGAGAACGACCTCGAGGTTGACCAGGTCGTCGAGGACGACGACGCGATCTTCGTCCCCGCCGGCAAGTGGCACAACTTCGTCAACGAGTTCGATGAAACGGCCAAGCTGTACTCCATCTACGCGCCGCCGGAGCACACGCCGGGCACCTTCCACCAGGAGAAGGCCGACGCGGACGCCGACGAGCAGGAAACTTCCGGCGTCTAG
- a CDS encoding GNAT family N-acetyltransferase: MTTLRHATPADKQAVIDVWDASGITQEWNDPPRDFDNALATPTCAVIVAEGEGGIEAAIIAGYDGHMGWIHMTGVLPSCQGRGIGRLLAEGAQEFLREQGADTACLMIAPGNDNGVAFWERVGFHQFDAPVWGLSLNGEGA, translated from the coding sequence ATGACGACGTTGCGCCACGCTACCCCCGCAGACAAGCAGGCCGTCATCGACGTGTGGGATGCCTCCGGGATCACGCAGGAATGGAACGACCCGCCGCGCGACTTCGACAATGCGCTGGCCACGCCCACGTGCGCGGTGATCGTCGCCGAGGGAGAGGGGGGCATCGAGGCGGCGATCATCGCGGGCTACGACGGCCACATGGGCTGGATCCACATGACCGGAGTGCTGCCCAGCTGCCAGGGCCGCGGAATCGGGCGCTTGCTCGCGGAGGGCGCCCAGGAGTTCCTGCGCGAGCAGGGGGCGGATACCGCGTGCCTCATGATTGCGCCGGGGAACGACAACGGCGTGGCCTTCTGGGAGCGCGTGGGCTTTCACCAATTCGACGCCCCTGTGTGGGGCCTTTCCCTCAACGGCGAGGGGGCTTAG
- a CDS encoding peptide ABC transporter substrate-binding protein, producing MRFTKAAAVIAASGLTLGLVACGDSGSEEAQGGDGGEGGNGGGSNYVTVYGTEPQNPLVPGNTNENGGGRIVDMIYAGLKYYDSEGVSHNDLAESIELEGEKTYRVTLREDAMWSDGTQVTADHFVDAWNYTMKEALLAASFYAPILGFEEGKEAMEGLQVVDERTFTIELEQPEADFPEQLGYSAFFPLHPSAYDDIAAYGENPVSNGPYTLTEWNHNQDATIVPNEEYNGERKVNNDGITFVFYAQQDAAYADLLAGNLDVLDAIPDSAFATFEDELGERAVNQPAAIFQSFTIPENLEHFSGEEGKLRRQAISRAIDRQQITDTIFEGTRTPATDFTSPVIPGHSDSLEGAEVLEYDPEEAKRLWEEADAISPFTGEFTISYNADGGHQAWVDAVANQIRNTLEIDAVGNPYPDFKSLRDEVTGRTIAGAFRTGWQGDFPLLSNFLTPLYATDASSNDGDYSNPDFDALLNDAASAASAEEATPLYNQAQEILLQDLPAIPLWYSNVTGGSSEQVDNVTFSWKSQPVYYEITKN from the coding sequence GTGCGCTTCACTAAAGCAGCAGCAGTTATCGCAGCCAGCGGCCTGACACTTGGCCTCGTCGCTTGCGGCGACTCTGGGTCCGAGGAGGCACAGGGCGGCGACGGCGGCGAAGGAGGCAACGGCGGCGGCAGCAACTACGTCACCGTCTACGGCACCGAGCCGCAAAACCCCCTAGTCCCGGGCAACACCAATGAGAACGGTGGCGGGCGCATCGTTGACATGATCTACGCCGGCCTGAAGTACTACGACAGCGAGGGCGTGTCCCACAACGACCTCGCCGAGTCGATCGAGCTGGAGGGCGAGAAGACCTACCGCGTCACCCTGCGCGAGGACGCGATGTGGTCCGACGGCACCCAGGTGACGGCCGATCACTTTGTCGACGCGTGGAACTACACCATGAAGGAAGCCCTGCTCGCCGCCTCTTTCTACGCGCCGATCCTCGGCTTCGAGGAAGGCAAGGAAGCGATGGAGGGTCTGCAGGTTGTCGACGAGCGGACCTTCACCATTGAGCTCGAGCAGCCGGAGGCTGACTTCCCCGAGCAGCTCGGCTACTCCGCCTTCTTCCCGTTGCACCCCTCTGCGTACGACGACATCGCCGCCTACGGCGAGAATCCGGTAAGCAACGGGCCGTACACCCTCACCGAGTGGAACCACAACCAAGACGCGACCATCGTCCCCAACGAGGAGTACAACGGTGAGCGCAAGGTGAACAACGACGGCATCACCTTCGTCTTTTACGCCCAGCAGGACGCCGCCTACGCCGACCTTTTGGCCGGAAACCTCGACGTGCTGGACGCCATCCCGGACTCCGCGTTTGCCACCTTCGAAGACGAGTTGGGAGAGCGTGCCGTCAACCAGCCGGCAGCGATCTTCCAGTCCTTCACCATCCCGGAAAACCTCGAGCACTTCTCCGGCGAGGAAGGCAAGCTGCGCCGCCAGGCGATCTCGCGCGCGATCGACCGCCAGCAGATTACCGACACCATTTTCGAGGGCACCCGCACCCCGGCCACCGACTTCACGTCCCCGGTCATCCCGGGCCACTCGGACAGCCTCGAGGGCGCCGAGGTCCTCGAGTACGACCCCGAGGAGGCCAAGCGTCTCTGGGAGGAAGCGGACGCTATCTCGCCGTTCACCGGCGAGTTCACCATCTCCTACAACGCCGATGGCGGCCACCAGGCATGGGTCGACGCCGTGGCGAACCAGATCCGCAACACCCTGGAGATCGACGCGGTGGGCAACCCCTACCCGGACTTCAAGTCGTTGCGCGACGAGGTGACCGGCCGCACCATCGCCGGGGCGTTCCGTACCGGCTGGCAGGGTGACTTCCCGCTGCTGAGCAACTTCCTCACCCCGCTCTACGCCACGGATGCCAGCTCCAACGACGGTGACTACTCCAATCCCGACTTCGACGCTCTGTTGAACGATGCAGCGAGCGCAGCGAGCGCGGAGGAGGCCACCCCGCTCTACAACCAGGCGCAGGAGATCCTGCTCCAGGACCTGCCCGCCATCCCGCTGTGGTACTCCAACGTCACGGGCGGCTCCTCCGAGCAGGTGGACAACGTCACCTTTAGCTGGAAGTCGCAGCCCGTCTACTACGAGATCACGAAGAACTAA